The genomic interval ATATAGATATTATGGTCAGTTTCTTCCCCGAGTTGTTTGACAAAATGACTTCCTATATAGCCTGCGCCGCCTGTAACTAATATGTTCATTTTATCCGTGCCTTCCTGATAATGCCATGAATACAGCTTTTACAAGTATACTGAAGTCCCAAAACAAGTTTCTGTGTTTAATATAATAAAGTTCGTATCTTAGTTTTTCTATTGCATCTTCTGTAGATGCCCCATATCTGTACATTATTTGGGCCCAACCTGTCCAACCGGGAGTTACCCAGTGTCTTCTTTGATAAAAAGGAATTTTTTTTTCAAGTATCTGTGTGAATTCAGGTCTTTCAGGGCGAGGACCTACCAGACTCATTTCTCCTTTTATTATATTAAGCATTTGAGGAAGTTCATCGAATCTTAACTTTCTGGCAATGCGTCCTATTTTTGTTACTCTCGTATCTTTATTGTTGTTTACAGCCCAAACAGCGCCATCTTTTTCAGCATTTTCTATCATTGTTCTGAATTTAAGCATTTCAAAGATTTTGCCATTTTTTCCAACTCTTTCCTGCGTATAAAATATTTT from bacterium carries:
- a CDS encoding sugar transferase — its product is MSELYELLTLKVAVKTITPEWFIYDLTRIHRPIYRLCKRIFDIIGASIISFVTLPIMIILAVSTKIADGGKIFYTQERVGKNGKIFEMLKFRTMIENAEKDGAVWAVNNNKDTRVTKIGRIARKLRFDELPQMLNIIKGEMSLVGPRPERPEFTQILEKKIPFYQRRHWVTPGWTGWAQIMYRYGASTEDAIEKLRYELYYIKHRNLFWDFSILVKAVFMALSGRHG